From a region of the Salinispira pacifica genome:
- a CDS encoding metalloregulator ArsR/SmtB family transcription factor encodes MADLRDVTTVLKTLSDQNRLRVLSLLDGNELTVKEMLEILQLSQSTLSSQLSQLKDSGLVQSRRDGQYVFYKLPRQYPQDVNESLMTVINPYIKNADWYERDQRNLQEVLKTRQAASWQYFADRNVQNSRSPGQTWESFALGIMGLLPPSRIADFGCGIGRVAGLLAEFGHRVVGIDNSLEQISSARKLHASMKDRLSFIQADMEACTLDNESMDVVLISQALHHCRSPENVIQEAARVLVPGGKMLILDLYRHSQEWLQDRFGDHWLGFEQEEIERWVENGGFGNCNVRIIRSDSEHTEIDTLVVYAGKR; translated from the coding sequence ATGGCGGATCTACGGGATGTGACCACAGTATTAAAAACCCTCTCAGACCAGAATCGGCTGCGGGTACTCAGCCTCCTTGACGGAAATGAACTCACCGTCAAGGAGATGCTGGAGATCCTCCAGCTGAGCCAGTCAACACTCAGCTCCCAGCTTTCCCAACTGAAAGATTCGGGTCTGGTGCAATCCCGGAGGGATGGTCAGTACGTTTTTTACAAACTGCCCAGACAATACCCTCAGGATGTAAACGAGTCGTTAATGACCGTAATTAACCCCTATATCAAAAACGCCGACTGGTATGAACGGGATCAGCGGAATTTGCAGGAAGTGTTGAAGACCCGCCAGGCTGCCTCATGGCAGTACTTTGCAGACAGGAATGTACAGAACAGCCGTTCTCCGGGACAGACCTGGGAATCCTTCGCTCTTGGAATTATGGGATTGCTTCCTCCTTCCAGGATTGCGGATTTCGGCTGCGGAATCGGCAGAGTCGCCGGACTTCTTGCGGAATTCGGCCACAGGGTTGTGGGGATCGATAACAGCCTGGAGCAGATTTCCAGCGCCCGGAAACTTCACGCATCCATGAAAGACCGGCTGAGTTTCATACAGGCGGATATGGAAGCCTGTACCCTGGATAACGAAAGCATGGATGTGGTTCTGATCAGCCAGGCGCTGCACCACTGCCGTTCACCGGAAAATGTGATACAAGAAGCCGCCCGGGTGCTTGTACCCGGAGGAAAAATGCTGATCCTGGATTTATACCGTCACAGCCAGGAATGGCTTCAGGACAGGTTCGGCGATCACTGGCTGGGGTTTGAGCAGGAAGAGATAGAACGCTGGGTGGAAAACGGAGGCTTCGGCAACTGCAATGTCCGCATTATCCGCTCAGACAGCGAACACACGGAGATTGATACCCTGGTGGTGTACGCCGGGAAACGTTAA
- the malQ gene encoding 4-alpha-glucanotransferase, with the protein MSRLTNARKSGILLHPTALPGKYGIGTLGREAFNFVDFLTVSRQRLWQICPLGPTGFGDSPYQCFSAYAGNPYLIDLDLLIEEGSLTGSEPQLKELEKLSQSKVEFGKMIPHKMKLLETAFSAFWTKLEKQTLDEVQQAHYRRYLNDNASWLNDYAEFMVIKEMQKGVSWDNWPEKYRMRDGDTLEAFRRERRKDIEFQKYLQFQFHRQWTAVRNYAHSAGIQIIGDMPIFVAYDSVDVWANPELFQLDAQGKPTHVAGVPPDYFSATGQLWGNPLYDWEHMKENGFSWWIDVLKSKMDLYDIVRIDHFRGFEAYWAVPYGDTTAVNGQWVKAPGKELFTAIMKALPEADIIAEDLGVITPEVEKLIAFTGYPGMKVLQFAFDSNDDNDFLPHNYVKNAVVYTGTHDNETVNAWYANSSPEDRNFATEYLQLPKENTEVHWDFIRSASASVAATAVFPLQDILGLGEEGRFNFPGTLGGNWDWRFRKEELTMDHAHRLGRITELFGRS; encoded by the coding sequence ATGTCCCGACTGACAAATGCCCGGAAAAGCGGCATTCTATTGCACCCTACGGCACTTCCAGGAAAGTACGGTATCGGCACCCTGGGCAGAGAAGCATTCAATTTTGTTGATTTTCTCACGGTATCCCGTCAACGGCTGTGGCAGATTTGCCCCCTGGGGCCCACCGGATTCGGAGATTCGCCGTATCAGTGTTTTTCCGCCTACGCAGGAAACCCCTATCTCATAGATCTGGATCTGCTTATTGAAGAAGGAAGCCTCACCGGCAGCGAGCCCCAGTTGAAGGAGCTTGAAAAGCTGTCTCAATCAAAGGTTGAGTTCGGAAAAATGATCCCCCATAAAATGAAGCTTCTTGAGACGGCCTTCTCCGCCTTCTGGACCAAATTGGAAAAACAGACCCTGGATGAGGTACAGCAGGCCCATTATCGCCGCTACCTCAACGATAACGCCTCCTGGCTGAACGATTATGCAGAATTTATGGTTATCAAGGAGATGCAGAAGGGGGTGAGCTGGGATAACTGGCCGGAAAAATACCGCATGCGGGACGGTGACACGCTGGAAGCATTCCGCAGGGAGCGGCGGAAGGATATCGAGTTTCAGAAATATCTTCAGTTTCAGTTTCACCGGCAGTGGACTGCAGTGAGGAACTATGCCCATTCCGCCGGCATCCAGATCATCGGAGATATGCCCATATTCGTGGCATACGACAGTGTTGATGTCTGGGCCAACCCCGAACTGTTTCAGCTGGATGCCCAGGGAAAACCCACTCATGTTGCCGGCGTACCCCCGGACTACTTCAGCGCAACCGGCCAACTCTGGGGCAACCCTCTGTATGATTGGGAACATATGAAGGAGAACGGTTTCAGCTGGTGGATAGATGTCCTGAAATCCAAAATGGATCTTTATGATATTGTACGGATCGATCACTTCCGGGGTTTTGAAGCGTACTGGGCGGTACCCTATGGAGATACCACCGCAGTAAACGGCCAGTGGGTGAAGGCTCCCGGAAAAGAACTCTTCACCGCCATTATGAAGGCTTTGCCCGAAGCTGATATTATTGCCGAGGACCTGGGGGTCATTACCCCTGAGGTGGAAAAACTGATCGCTTTCACCGGCTATCCCGGAATGAAGGTGCTTCAGTTCGCCTTCGACTCCAATGACGATAACGATTTCCTGCCCCACAATTATGTGAAAAATGCGGTGGTGTACACCGGCACTCATGACAACGAAACGGTGAACGCATGGTATGCAAACTCCTCCCCGGAGGATCGAAATTTTGCCACGGAATACCTGCAGCTGCCAAAGGAAAATACCGAAGTTCACTGGGATTTTATCCGCAGCGCCAGCGCATCGGTGGCCGCCACAGCAGTGTTTCCCCTTCAGGATATTCTCGGTCTGGGTGAAGAAGGACGGTTCAACTTCCCCGGAACCCTGGGAGGAAACTGGGACTGGAGGTTCCGGAAAGAGGAGCTTACCATGGACCACGCACACAGACTGGGCAGGATCACCGAACTGTTCGGACGCTCCTGA